The Onychomys torridus chromosome 4, mOncTor1.1, whole genome shotgun sequence genome includes a window with the following:
- the Ythdf1 gene encoding YTH domain-containing family protein 1 — translation MSATSVDPQRTKGQDNKVQNGSLHQKDTVHDNDFEPYLSGQSNPSNSYPSMNDPYLSSYYPPSIGFPYSLSEAPWSTAGDPPIPYLTTYGQLSNGDHHFMHDAVFGQPGGLGNNIYQHRFNFFPENPAFSAWGTSGSQGQQTQSSAYGSSYTYPPSSLGGTVVDGQTGFHSDTLNKAPGMNSLEQGMVGLKIGDVTTSAVKTVGSVVNSVALTGVLSGNGGTNVNMPVSKPTSWAAIASKPAKPQPKMKTKSGPIVGGALPPPPIKHNMDIGTWDNKGPVPKASAPQQTPSPQAAPQPQQVAQPLPVQPPPLVQPQYQSPQQPLQPRWVAPRNRNAAFGQSGVANNDSNSVGNAQPTSAPSVESHPVLEKLKAAHSYNPKEFDWNLKSGRVFIIKSYSEDDIHRSIKYSIWCSTEHGNKRLDGAFRSMSSKGPVYLLFSVNGSGHFCGVAEMKSPVDYGTSAGVWSQDKWKGKFDVKWIFVKDVPNNQLRHIRLENNDNKPVTNSRDTQEVPLEKAKQVLKIIASYKHTTSIFDDFSHYEKRQEEEEVVRKERQNRNKQ, via the exons ATGTCGGCCACCAGCGTGGACCCCCAG AGAACAAAAGGACAAGATAATAAAG TACAAAATGGTTCTTTGCATCAGAAGGATACAGTTCATGACAATGACTTTGAGCCCTACCTTTCTGGACAGTCCAATCCG agtAACAGTTACCCCTCGATGAATGATCCTTACCTGTCCAGCTACTATCCACCATCCATTGGATTTCCTTACTCCCTCAGTGAGGCACCATGGTCCACTGCAGGGGACCCTCCCATCCCATATCTCACTACCTATGGACAACTTAGTAATGGAGACCATCACTTCATGCATGATGCTGTTTTTGGGCAGCCTGGGGGTCTGGGGAACAACATTTACCAGCAcagatttaattttttccctGAAAACCCTGCATTCTCAGCATGGGGGACAAGTGGTTCTCAGGGACAGCAGACTCAGAGCTCAGCCTATGGGAGCAGTTACACCTACCCACCAAGCTCCCTTGGTGGCACAGTTGTTGATGGGCAGACAGGTTTTCACAGTGATACCCTCAACAAGGCCCCTGGGATGAACAGTCTGGAGCAGGGCATGGTTGGCCTGAAGATTGGGGATGTTACCACCTCTGCAGTTAAGACGGTGGGTTCAGTTGTCAACAGTGTGGCACTGACTGGTGTCCTTTCTGGCAATGGTGGGACAAATGTAAACATGCCAGTTTCAAAACCAACTTCATGGGCAGCCATTGCCAGCAAGCCTGCAAAACCGCAGCCTAAGATGAAAACAAAGAGTGGGCCAATAGTGGGAGGTGCATTGCCGCCTCCACCTATAAAACATAACATGGACATAGGTACTTGGGATAACAAAGGCCCTGTTCCTAAGGCCTCGGCCCCCCAGCAGACACCATCCCCCCAGGCTGCCCCACAGCCCCAGCAGGTAGCTCAGCCTCTCCCTGTTCAGCCCCCACCCTTGGTCCAGCCACAGTATCAGAGCCCTCAGCAGCCACTTCAACCCCGCTGGGTGGCTCCTCGAAATAGAAATGCAGCATTTGGGCAGAGTGGAGTGGCCAACAATGATAGTAACTCTGTTGGAAATGCCCAGCCTACTTCTGCCCCAAGTGTAGAATCCCACCCTGTCCTGGAGAAACTGAAAGCTGCCCACAGCTATAACCCTAAAGAGTTCGACTGGAATCTTAAGAGTGGGCGGGTGTTCATCATCAAGAGCTATTCTGAGGACGACATCCACCGCTCCATCAAGTACTCCATCTGGTGTAGCACTGAACATGGCAACAAGCGCCTGGATGGCGCCTTCCGCTCCATGAGCAGCAAGGGGCCCGTTTACCTGCTCTTTAGTGTCAATGGGAGTGGACATTTCTGTGGGGTAGCAGAGATGAAGTCCCCTGTGGACTATGGCACCAGTGCTGGAGTCTGGTCCCAGGACAAATGGAAGGGGAAGTTTGACGTGAAGTGGATTTTTGTCAAGGATGTACCCAATAACCAACTGCGGCACATCAGACTTGAGAATAATGACAACAAACCTGTCACAAACTCCCGTGATACACAGGAGGTACCcttagaaaaagcaaaacaagtgCTGAAAATTATTGCTTCCTATAAGCACACAACCTCCATTTTTGACGACTTTTCTCATTATGAGAAGcgccaggaggaagaggaggtggtgcGCAAG